One genomic window of Paraburkholderia acidiphila includes the following:
- a CDS encoding C39 family peptidase — protein MFVLALTLSASAALVPAHAQSTIDVTHLVGVPVKLPVHSMRDLRYRSIVSQQYDYSCGAAALATLLKYGYGIDIPEPELIRQMMVFSTPEVVVKNGFSMLDMKKYVETIGLRGRGFRVNTDALYHLQIPVLVLMNIDGYEHFVIVKHAENGRIFIADPALGNRIVAEDDFAKTWNGLVFAVLGKPFLEDSPLLQNNESLALKLRENALLNGTAATPFFEYGLDKAVMF, from the coding sequence ATGTTTGTGCTCGCGCTGACGCTCTCCGCCAGCGCAGCCCTTGTGCCTGCGCATGCGCAGTCGACGATCGACGTGACCCATCTCGTGGGCGTACCGGTGAAGCTTCCGGTCCACTCGATGCGGGACCTGCGCTATCGCAGCATCGTCAGCCAGCAGTATGACTACAGTTGCGGCGCCGCCGCACTCGCCACACTGCTCAAGTACGGCTACGGCATCGACATCCCCGAACCTGAGTTGATCCGCCAGATGATGGTGTTCTCCACACCCGAGGTGGTCGTCAAGAACGGCTTCTCCATGCTCGACATGAAGAAGTACGTCGAAACGATCGGCTTGCGCGGCCGCGGTTTTCGCGTCAACACCGACGCGCTCTACCACCTGCAGATTCCCGTGCTGGTGCTCATGAACATCGATGGCTACGAGCACTTCGTGATCGTCAAGCATGCCGAAAACGGCCGCATCTTCATTGCGGACCCCGCGCTCGGCAACCGTATCGTCGCCGAAGACGACTTCGCCAAAACATGGAACGGCCTCGTCTTCGCGGTGCTCGGCAAACCGTTCCTGGAGGATTCTCCGCTGTTGCAGAACAACGAGTCGCTCGCGCTCAAGCTGCGTGAAAACGCACTGCTCAATGGCACGGCCGCGACTCCCTTCTTCGAATACGGCCTCGATAAGGCCGTTATGTTCTGA